The following proteins are encoded in a genomic region of Gemmatimonadota bacterium:
- a CDS encoding ATP-binding cassette domain-containing protein, producing the protein MPHGRPLVEVRDLAVHFPIRRGVLRRQVGAIRAVDGVSFELAAGETLGLVGESGSGKSTTGRALLRLLEPTAGTVRFDGIDLGTLAAEALRRLRRDMQIVFQDPMASLNPRRTVGATVREPLDVHGLGSPVQRTARVAELLARVGLDPAFAQRYPHEFSGGQRQRIGIARALATQPRFVVADEPISALDVSIQAQIVNLLADLKEELGLTYLFIAHDLAMVRHLSDRVAVLYLGRLAEIGPTAQVFARPRHPYTQALLAAIPVADPSRRAEARIAVQGELPDPSRPPPGCPFHPRCPRATDVCRRETPLLSGTADAPAHQAACHHPD; encoded by the coding sequence ATCCCGCACGGTCGACCCCTCGTCGAGGTGCGCGACCTCGCCGTGCACTTTCCGATCCGGCGCGGCGTGCTCCGCCGCCAGGTCGGCGCCATCCGCGCCGTCGACGGCGTCAGCTTCGAGCTCGCGGCCGGCGAGACGCTGGGCCTCGTGGGTGAGAGCGGCTCGGGCAAGTCCACGACGGGGCGCGCCCTGCTGCGTCTGCTCGAGCCCACCGCCGGCACGGTGCGCTTCGACGGGATCGATCTCGGGACGTTGGCGGCGGAGGCCCTGCGGCGGCTGCGCCGCGACATGCAGATCGTCTTCCAGGATCCGATGGCATCGCTGAACCCGCGACGCACGGTGGGGGCCACGGTGCGGGAACCGCTCGACGTGCACGGGTTGGGATCGCCCGTCCAACGCACGGCGCGCGTGGCCGAGCTGCTGGCGCGCGTGGGCCTGGACCCCGCGTTCGCGCAGCGCTACCCCCACGAATTCTCCGGCGGGCAGCGCCAGCGGATCGGGATCGCCCGTGCGTTGGCCACCCAGCCCCGCTTCGTCGTAGCGGACGAGCCCATCTCGGCGCTCGACGTGTCCATCCAGGCCCAGATCGTCAACCTGCTCGCCGATCTCAAGGAGGAGCTCGGCCTCACGTACCTGTTCATCGCGCACGACCTGGCGATGGTGCGGCACCTGAGCGACCGCGTCGCGGTGCTCTACCTGGGTCGGCTGGCCGAGATCGGCCCCACCGCACAGGTCTTCGCGCGCCCGCGTCACCCCTACACGCAGGCGCTGCTGGCGGCGATCCCGGTCGCCGATCCGTCCCGACGGGCCGAGGCGCGCATCGCCGTCCAGGGCGAGCTCCCGGACCCGTCGCGCCCACCGCCGGGCTGCCCGTTCCATCCGCGCTGTCCCCGGGCCACGGACGTGTGTCGTCGCGAAACGCCGCTCCTTTCGGGAACGGCGGACGCACCCGCACATCAGGCTGCCTGCCACCATCCGGACTGA
- a CDS encoding Gfo/Idh/MocA family oxidoreductase produces the protein MTASPSADPPLRWGILSTANIGRAAVIPAIRASSNGVLSAVASRDLERARTFAEANGVPRALGSYEALLDDPDVDALYVPLPNSLHLEWTVRALEAGKHVLCEKPLGLGARECLDMDRVARAHGVRLMEAFMYRFHPRTERLLELVRSGAVGEVRVIRSAFTFRLRSADNIRLDPDLGGGALRDVGCYCVNVSRTVAGAEPVAVQASATWTERGVDEALTGTLFFANGVVARFDCALTLERYEQVEVAGTDAWLRVPQAFLPGTADVVLEEHRGREGRTDHLVTGADEYQRMVEHFVDHVRDGRPFRYDAREAALNLKAIEALYVSARANGARVDV, from the coding sequence GTGACGGCATCCCCTTCCGCGGACCCACCCCTGCGCTGGGGCATTCTCTCCACCGCCAACATCGGGCGGGCGGCGGTGATCCCGGCGATCCGCGCCTCCAGCAACGGCGTGCTGTCCGCCGTCGCCAGCCGGGACCTGGAGCGCGCCCGCACCTTCGCGGAGGCCAACGGGGTCCCGCGCGCGCTCGGCTCCTACGAAGCGCTGCTGGACGATCCCGACGTGGACGCGCTGTACGTCCCGTTGCCGAACAGCCTGCACCTGGAGTGGACCGTGCGCGCGCTGGAGGCCGGCAAGCACGTGCTCTGCGAGAAGCCGTTGGGGCTCGGCGCCCGCGAATGCCTGGACATGGACCGCGTCGCGCGTGCGCACGGCGTGCGTCTGATGGAAGCGTTCATGTACCGCTTCCATCCGCGGACGGAGCGGTTGCTGGAGCTGGTACGGTCGGGAGCGGTGGGAGAGGTGCGCGTGATCCGGAGCGCGTTCACGTTCCGGTTGCGGAGCGCGGACAACATCCGGCTCGATCCGGACCTGGGCGGAGGCGCGCTCCGGGACGTCGGCTGCTACTGCGTCAACGTGAGTCGCACGGTGGCAGGCGCCGAACCGGTGGCGGTGCAAGCCAGCGCCACCTGGACGGAGCGCGGGGTGGACGAGGCGCTCACCGGCACCCTGTTCTTCGCGAACGGGGTCGTGGCCCGCTTCGACTGCGCCTTGACGCTGGAGCGCTACGAGCAGGTGGAGGTCGCGGGGACGGACGCGTGGCTCAGGGTCCCGCAGGCGTTCCTGCCCGGCACGGCGGACGTGGTCCTCGAGGAGCACCGGGGCCGGGAAGGTCGTACGGACCACCTGGTCACGGGCGCGGACGAATACCAGCGCATGGTGGAGCACTTCGTCGACCACGTACGGGACGGCCGTCCGTTCCGCTACGACGCCCGCGAGGCTGCGCTCAACCTGAAAGCCATCGAGGCGCTCTACGTATCGGCTCGGGCGAACGGGGCGCGGGTGGACGTCTAG
- a CDS encoding Gfo/Idh/MocA family oxidoreductase, which yields MPDRLRVGVIGAGRWSNTAHLPGFHRSPLCDLVALCDLDEELARTRAGQWDIPDVLTDPEALLARDDIDVIDIVTRGDHQDLVFATLEAGKHCLVEKPVCHDFRDVWRAQKLAESKGLKTKVGLTFRYAPAVMYMFDLIRQGFIGQPFIFNGYEQNSQWLDPDNPMDKRIHKTRPVGEAPWGTDTSREGITVSSLEGYGAPTIDIGLECVGADLTQVVGILANMVPYRRRTNLDTERERIHIDDADMFMGEAANGALFSMQSSYVTVGNYPGIEARIYGSEGALIVRLVEEFGVIQTLHGAKPDAVEFVPFEIPERYFPPGYQEGDAWGAAFYGNLVHNFLQEITDGGSVNQGNFAQSARVQEIINAVALSHRQHRWVPLPLGEDGGTLPASPF from the coding sequence ATGCCCGACCGCCTGCGCGTCGGTGTGATCGGCGCCGGCCGCTGGTCCAACACCGCCCACCTGCCCGGCTTCCACCGCTCCCCCCTGTGTGATCTCGTCGCTCTGTGCGACCTGGACGAGGAGCTGGCCCGCACGCGCGCCGGCCAGTGGGACATCCCCGACGTCCTGACCGACCCCGAAGCCCTGCTCGCGCGGGACGACATCGACGTCATCGACATCGTGACGCGGGGCGACCATCAGGATCTCGTGTTCGCCACCTTGGAGGCGGGAAAGCACTGCCTGGTGGAGAAGCCGGTGTGCCACGATTTCCGCGACGTCTGGAGAGCGCAGAAGCTCGCGGAGTCCAAGGGCCTGAAGACCAAGGTGGGCCTGACGTTCCGCTATGCGCCCGCGGTGATGTACATGTTCGACCTCATCCGGCAGGGGTTCATCGGGCAGCCGTTCATCTTCAACGGCTACGAGCAGAACTCGCAGTGGCTGGACCCGGACAACCCCATGGACAAGCGCATCCACAAGACCCGACCGGTGGGGGAGGCGCCCTGGGGAACGGACACGAGTCGGGAGGGCATCACGGTGTCGTCGTTGGAAGGGTATGGCGCGCCCACGATCGACATCGGGCTCGAGTGCGTCGGCGCCGACCTCACGCAGGTGGTGGGCATCCTCGCCAACATGGTGCCCTACCGGCGCCGGACCAACCTCGACACCGAGCGCGAGCGCATCCATATCGACGACGCGGACATGTTCATGGGCGAGGCCGCGAACGGCGCGCTCTTCTCCATGCAGTCCTCGTACGTGACGGTCGGCAACTACCCGGGCATCGAGGCCCGCATCTATGGTTCGGAGGGTGCGCTGATCGTCCGGCTGGTAGAGGAGTTCGGCGTCATCCAGACGCTGCACGGCGCCAAGCCCGATGCCGTGGAGTTCGTGCCGTTCGAGATCCCGGAGCGCTACTTCCCACCCGGCTACCAGGAGGGTGACGCGTGGGGCGCGGCCTTCTACGGAAACCTCGTGCACAACTTCCTGCAGGAGATCACGGACGGGGGAAGCGTGAATCAGGGCAACTTCGCCCAGAGTGCGCGCGTCCAGGAGATCATCAACGCGGTCGCGCTGTCGCACCGCCAGCATCGCTGGGTCCCGCTGCCCCTGGGCGAGGACGGTGGCACGCTGCCGGCCAGCCCGTTCTGA
- a CDS encoding nuclear transport factor 2 family protein → MRGRTAGTRLGIRLALLALAGATPLVAQAHEEAAHGERAAVERAALDYLEGFYEGDEAKLRRGISPDVVKYGYFVPRDASTYTGEPMSFQQMLDYAERVNSTGRTAPADAPKEVEILDLLDQTAAVKVTAFWGSDYLQLAKVDGRWKILHVLWQSPPRG, encoded by the coding sequence ATGCGGGGACGGACGGCGGGGACCCGGCTGGGGATTCGACTGGCACTGCTGGCGCTCGCGGGCGCCACGCCGCTCGTGGCGCAGGCGCACGAAGAGGCGGCGCACGGAGAGCGGGCCGCGGTGGAGCGGGCCGCGCTGGACTATCTCGAGGGCTTCTACGAGGGCGACGAGGCCAAGCTCCGGCGCGGCATCAGCCCCGACGTGGTCAAGTACGGCTACTTCGTGCCCCGGGACGCGTCGACGTACACGGGCGAGCCCATGAGCTTCCAGCAGATGTTGGACTACGCCGAGCGCGTGAACTCCACCGGGCGCACCGCGCCGGCGGACGCACCCAAGGAGGTCGAGATCCTGGACCTGCTCGACCAGACCGCGGCGGTGAAGGTGACCGCGTTCTGGGGCAGCGACTACCTGCAGCTCGCCAAGGTGGACGGACGCTGGAAGATCCTGCACGTCCTGTGGCAGAGCCCGCCGCGCGGCTGA
- a CDS encoding methanogen output domain 1-containing protein codes for GYVGLVGEAVGARLDAGFREELGVDRLDRDQVAAVLVELKRRIGGGFSVEQHSPRELIFQNHTCPFGAHVRGRPSLCMMTSNVFGTIAANHLGYARVELEETIAEGAPGCRIRIFLQPGAAPDGIRVREYFGASAVEG; via the coding sequence GGCTACGTCGGGCTCGTGGGTGAGGCGGTCGGGGCTCGGCTGGACGCGGGCTTCCGCGAGGAGCTGGGGGTGGACCGTCTCGATCGGGACCAGGTGGCCGCCGTCCTGGTCGAGCTCAAGCGCCGCATCGGCGGCGGGTTCTCCGTGGAGCAGCACTCCCCGCGCGAGCTGATCTTCCAGAATCATACCTGCCCGTTCGGAGCGCATGTCCGCGGACGCCCCTCCCTCTGCATGATGACGTCGAACGTCTTCGGCACCATCGCGGCCAACCACCTGGGGTACGCGCGGGTCGAGCTGGAGGAGACGATCGCCGAGGGCGCGCCCGGCTGCCGGATCCGGATCTTCCTGCAGCCCGGCGCCGCACCCGACGGGATCCGGGTGCGCGAGTATTTTGGCGCGTCCGCTGTCGAGGGGTGA
- a CDS encoding amidohydrolase: MRASAPRALWLCALAMVITPGLLSAQRADRRLNRLKDEALELVQERSKMVQEIVDMLYSFGELGMQEFETQKYLTGLLEQEGFQIELGVAGMPSAWTARWGSGEPVIALGSDVDGIPQSNQKPGVGYREAIVSMAPGHGEGHNSGQAVNIVAALAVKEIMERENIPGTLLIWPGVAEEQVASKAFFVREGIFEDVDVNLFTHVGSNFGMSWGQAGGNALWSVQFRFSGETAHSAGAPWRGRSALDAVMLMAQAWEFKREHLQPAARSHYIIVDGGDQPNVVPQTATIWFYFRERDYERTKAMYDAAVKMAEGAALMTGTEVDTIMTVGAAWGRHFSKPVAEATYRNIQRVGLPEWDEADQTLARGLQRELGVDEDGLATQIDSLDGPVDLERSLGGGSDDIGDISWNMPTVTLRYPSNIPGGPGHNWANGIAMATPIAHKGALAGAKVQALTLLDLLLQPQIVADAWDYFNNVQTKEQTYIPFISPTDQPAIWLNEDIMARWRPEMRQYYYDPSRFSSYLEQLGIEYPTVRSRPVSEQDGR, from the coding sequence ATGCGCGCGTCCGCCCCGCGGGCTCTGTGGTTGTGTGCCCTCGCGATGGTGATCACCCCCGGACTGCTGTCGGCCCAACGGGCCGACCGGCGCCTCAACCGGCTCAAGGACGAAGCCCTCGAGCTGGTGCAGGAGCGCTCCAAGATGGTCCAGGAGATCGTGGACATGCTCTACTCGTTCGGCGAGCTGGGCATGCAGGAGTTCGAGACCCAGAAGTACCTGACGGGTCTCCTGGAGCAGGAGGGCTTCCAGATCGAGCTGGGCGTGGCCGGCATGCCGTCGGCCTGGACGGCCCGCTGGGGCTCGGGAGAGCCCGTGATCGCGCTGGGCTCCGACGTGGACGGCATCCCGCAATCCAACCAGAAGCCCGGTGTCGGCTACCGCGAGGCCATCGTCTCCATGGCACCCGGCCACGGCGAGGGCCACAACTCCGGTCAGGCCGTCAACATCGTGGCGGCGCTCGCGGTGAAGGAGATCATGGAGCGGGAGAACATCCCCGGCACCCTCCTCATCTGGCCCGGCGTGGCCGAAGAGCAGGTGGCGTCGAAGGCGTTCTTCGTGCGCGAAGGGATCTTCGAGGACGTGGACGTGAACCTGTTCACGCACGTCGGCTCCAACTTCGGCATGTCGTGGGGACAGGCGGGCGGCAACGCGCTGTGGTCGGTGCAGTTCCGCTTCAGCGGCGAGACGGCCCACTCCGCCGGCGCGCCCTGGCGCGGGCGCTCGGCGCTGGACGCGGTCATGCTGATGGCGCAGGCGTGGGAGTTCAAGCGTGAGCACCTGCAGCCCGCCGCCCGCTCGCACTACATCATCGTCGACGGCGGGGACCAGCCCAACGTGGTGCCGCAGACGGCCACCATCTGGTTCTACTTCCGCGAGCGGGACTACGAGCGCACCAAGGCCATGTACGACGCCGCCGTGAAGATGGCGGAGGGCGCCGCGCTCATGACCGGCACGGAGGTGGACACCATCATGACGGTGGGGGCCGCCTGGGGCCGCCACTTCAGCAAGCCGGTGGCCGAGGCCACCTATCGCAACATCCAGCGCGTCGGGTTGCCGGAATGGGACGAGGCCGACCAGACCCTGGCCCGCGGCCTCCAGCGCGAGCTGGGCGTGGACGAGGACGGGCTCGCCACCCAGATCGACTCGCTCGACGGCCCGGTCGACCTGGAGCGCTCCCTGGGCGGCGGCTCCGACGACATCGGCGACATCTCGTGGAACATGCCCACGGTGACGCTGCGCTATCCATCCAACATCCCCGGCGGGCCCGGCCACAACTGGGCCAACGGGATCGCCATGGCCACGCCGATCGCCCACAAGGGCGCCCTGGCCGGTGCCAAGGTGCAGGCCCTGACCCTGCTGGACCTGCTTCTCCAGCCGCAGATCGTCGCGGACGCCTGGGACTACTTCAACAACGTGCAGACCAAGGAGCAGACGTACATCCCGTTCATCTCGCCCACGGACCAGCCCGCCATCTGGCTCAACGAGGACATCATGGCGCGCTGGCGGCCGGAGATGCGGCAGTACTACTACGATCCCTCCCGCTTCTCCAGCTACCTGGAGCAGCTCGGGATCGAGTATCCCACCGTGCGTTCCCGTCCGGTCAGCGAACAGGACGGACGCTGA
- a CDS encoding EAL domain-containing protein: MLPLDLTRLARFLGACLLLLDDDTRVLAVAGVQEPLSLQPGDRLVESVEDRAGLAVLLGRLRRTGEPVLARLHMAGVGWEARLQMVDRREGRILVRLVRGERTAFTALNRQLRELQHQHRRLQRDHRTLAEIEAATRDLAERLAASEARYRSLVEQSPLLICRLGHDLLPSYVNRGFERFLSTWDGAEGGAEAPLVPLTLPAPLLDQLVPVAIDVLSDGRPRDVSGIELAEPTGSIWVDFRVVPELDQTGPATSVLCIGTDVTQRVDSERRLAAMAMTDGLTGLPNRMLFVDRLAVALKRLGRGGSGVAVLFLDLDEFKLINDSAGHEAGDLVLRVVAGRLQGTVRDQDSVARMGGDEFVVLAEDIPRAEVPDLCRRIREALVEPVDERWSVHASVGFAWTDTHCPGPDLIRDADAAMYEAKRRGRDQAVEFTRELRTTARERLRVEGELLETLHRSSFALHFQPIVDVSAEAVVGAEALIRWPHRGQILPPDSFLGIAAESTLIGAIGTWVLQSAIRHLMRWREDGSVDERFVLHVNVAAIQLADPRFTDELVELLAGMGRAREQICLEITEQMLLSDHGRVIPSAIDRLGEMGVKMALDDFGTGSSSLVHLRRYPIGAVKVDRSFVERLPDSTDDRAIVEAVMAMSRTLSLAVVAEGVESHAQSALLRRAGCTLQQGFLFGRPVGADDFLAAHGLSAGSRAGGRDGATTA, from the coding sequence TTGCTTCCGCTCGACCTCACGCGCCTCGCCCGCTTCCTGGGGGCGTGCCTGCTGCTCCTCGACGACGACACGCGCGTCCTGGCCGTGGCCGGGGTGCAGGAACCGCTCTCGCTGCAGCCGGGCGACCGTCTTGTTGAATCCGTGGAAGACCGGGCGGGGCTCGCCGTCCTGCTGGGCCGCTTGCGGCGCACCGGCGAGCCCGTGTTGGCCCGCCTGCACATGGCCGGCGTGGGCTGGGAGGCACGACTCCAGATGGTGGACCGGCGGGAGGGCCGGATCCTGGTGCGTCTGGTGCGCGGAGAGCGGACCGCGTTCACCGCGCTCAATCGCCAGCTGCGGGAGCTCCAGCACCAGCACCGGCGGCTGCAGCGGGATCACCGTACGCTGGCCGAGATCGAGGCCGCGACGCGCGACCTGGCCGAGCGTCTGGCCGCCAGCGAGGCACGCTACCGGAGCCTGGTGGAGCAGAGCCCGCTGCTGATCTGCCGACTCGGCCACGACCTCCTGCCCAGCTACGTGAACCGCGGCTTCGAACGCTTCCTGTCCACCTGGGACGGTGCGGAAGGCGGTGCGGAGGCCCCCCTCGTGCCACTGACCCTTCCCGCGCCCCTGCTCGACCAGTTGGTCCCCGTTGCCATCGACGTGCTCTCGGATGGGCGTCCGCGGGACGTGAGCGGGATCGAGCTGGCCGAGCCGACCGGCTCCATCTGGGTCGACTTCCGGGTCGTTCCCGAGCTCGACCAGACGGGACCCGCCACGTCCGTGCTGTGCATCGGTACGGACGTGACGCAGCGCGTGGACTCGGAGCGTCGGCTGGCGGCCATGGCCATGACCGACGGCCTGACCGGCCTTCCCAACCGTATGCTGTTCGTGGACCGTCTCGCCGTGGCCCTGAAGCGCCTGGGTCGGGGCGGGTCGGGCGTGGCCGTGCTGTTCCTCGACCTCGACGAGTTCAAGCTCATCAACGATTCCGCCGGGCACGAGGCGGGGGATCTCGTCCTGCGCGTCGTGGCGGGTCGGCTGCAGGGCACGGTGCGGGACCAGGACTCGGTGGCGCGGATGGGCGGTGACGAATTCGTCGTTCTCGCGGAGGACATCCCCCGCGCGGAGGTGCCCGATCTCTGTCGGCGGATCCGGGAGGCCCTGGTCGAGCCGGTGGACGAGCGCTGGTCGGTCCACGCGAGCGTCGGGTTCGCGTGGACGGACACGCACTGTCCGGGACCGGACCTGATCCGGGACGCCGATGCGGCCATGTACGAGGCCAAGCGGCGGGGGCGCGACCAGGCGGTGGAGTTCACGCGGGAGCTGCGGACCACCGCCCGGGAGCGCCTACGTGTGGAGGGCGAGCTCCTGGAGACCCTGCACCGGTCGAGCTTCGCGTTGCACTTCCAACCGATCGTGGACGTCTCGGCGGAGGCCGTCGTGGGCGCCGAGGCGTTGATCCGCTGGCCCCACCGTGGCCAGATCCTGCCGCCCGACAGCTTCCTGGGCATCGCCGCCGAGTCGACGCTCATCGGCGCGATCGGCACGTGGGTCCTGCAGAGCGCGATCCGTCACCTCATGCGCTGGCGCGAAGACGGATCGGTGGACGAACGCTTCGTCCTGCACGTCAATGTGGCCGCCATCCAGCTGGCGGATCCACGCTTCACGGACGAGCTGGTCGAGCTGCTGGCGGGCATGGGACGCGCGCGGGAGCAGATCTGCCTGGAGATCACCGAGCAGATGCTCCTGTCCGATCACGGGCGCGTCATCCCCAGCGCCATCGATCGACTGGGTGAGATGGGCGTGAAGATGGCGCTCGACGACTTCGGCACCGGGTCGTCTTCCCTGGTGCACCTGCGCCGCTACCCCATCGGCGCGGTGAAGGTGGATCGCTCCTTCGTCGAGCGCCTGCCCGACAGCACCGACGACCGCGCCATCGTGGAGGCCGTGATGGCGATGTCGCGCACACTCTCGCTGGCGGTCGTGGCCGAGGGGGTGGAGTCGCACGCGCAGAGCGCTCTCCTGCGGCGCGCAGGCTGCACGTTGCAGCAGGGCTTCCTGTTCGGGCGTCCGGTCGGCGCCGACGACTTCCTGGCCGCCCACGGCCTGTCCGCCGGTTCCCGCGCCGGCGGACGGGACGGCGCGACGACCGCCTGA
- a CDS encoding Ig-like domain-containing protein, with product MLRSLRAPLALLSCLASGACDDVTVAPLAVDAVILSPAELALVVGDAVQLEAQVRSGDGASLPTTGVLWTSSDPASVPVTPDGTVIAVRTGSARITGRLGGVEGVADVTVAAGPALLTDRTSAVFTARVRGQTSGPQSFAVTARGGEPVDLVATRIVHAPGQPTGWLDASLASSATPTTLVLRASAEALPTGIYGATVRVSAPDRPDAQILVSLSVQPEPALLAVAPGDVAFTLDQGGTARAQVEVTNAGGEVLEGLSATLEDATGTAPAWLEATLSATTAPATLSLRADAGALSPGVHRAQVRLDAEGAANSPLRIPVVLTVRPTSSERLRGAPVAVDWTWTLGGTRPGPTDVALATASGATLGGLAVQIQHEAGQPSGWVAATLSTTSTPATLSLRISTPTLSPGAYDAVVQVSSPGAAGGPLLLPVHLDVLPAPSGLVATPDSVVFRASAGGARPAAQALRISSASPVSDLALDLDWGSGPVGWLATSLTSASTPSVLRVEVTRDLPAGVHRAVVRVGSGSGPPLEVPVVLEVAGPPRIALSPSQVDLTAAAGDPTPVSRTIRVLNSGGGGLADLSVRAIHHTQGAAGWLGAGLSRTDDPADLVVTADASGLAPGRYEAWVLVASSAPAVVNSPRAMRVTLVVEPPPS from the coding sequence ATGCTTCGATCGCTGCGCGCACCGCTCGCACTGCTGTCCTGCCTCGCATCCGGCGCGTGCGACGACGTCACCGTCGCACCGCTCGCCGTCGATGCCGTGATCCTCTCGCCCGCCGAGCTGGCGCTGGTGGTCGGGGACGCGGTGCAGCTGGAGGCGCAGGTGCGCTCCGGCGACGGCGCTTCGCTGCCCACCACGGGCGTCCTGTGGACCAGCTCGGATCCCGCATCGGTGCCCGTGACCCCGGACGGCACCGTCATCGCCGTGCGAACGGGCTCCGCCCGCATCACCGGTCGCCTGGGTGGCGTGGAGGGCGTGGCCGACGTGACCGTCGCCGCGGGTCCGGCGCTGCTGACCGACCGGACGTCGGCGGTCTTCACCGCCCGCGTGCGGGGCCAGACATCGGGCCCGCAAAGCTTCGCGGTCACGGCCCGCGGTGGCGAGCCGGTGGACCTCGTGGCGACGCGGATCGTCCATGCGCCGGGGCAGCCCACGGGATGGCTCGATGCCTCCCTGGCGTCGTCCGCCACGCCCACCACCCTCGTGCTGCGGGCCTCCGCGGAAGCCCTGCCTACCGGGATCTACGGCGCCACCGTGCGGGTGAGCGCGCCCGATCGTCCCGATGCGCAGATCCTCGTCTCGCTCTCGGTGCAGCCGGAGCCGGCGCTCCTCGCAGTCGCGCCCGGCGACGTCGCGTTCACGCTGGACCAAGGGGGTACGGCACGGGCCCAGGTGGAGGTGACGAACGCGGGTGGCGAGGTGCTCGAGGGCCTCTCCGCGACGCTCGAGGACGCGACGGGCACCGCGCCGGCCTGGCTGGAGGCGACGCTGTCCGCGACCACCGCCCCCGCCACGCTCTCGCTGCGCGCGGACGCCGGCGCTCTATCGCCCGGGGTGCACAGGGCCCAGGTGCGGCTGGACGCCGAGGGCGCCGCCAACAGCCCGCTCCGCATCCCGGTCGTGCTCACCGTCCGCCCGACCTCGAGTGAGCGCCTGCGCGGAGCACCCGTCGCCGTGGACTGGACCTGGACCCTCGGCGGGACGCGGCCCGGCCCCACCGACGTCGCCCTCGCCACCGCGAGCGGCGCCACGCTTGGCGGGCTCGCGGTCCAGATCCAGCACGAAGCAGGGCAGCCCAGCGGGTGGGTGGCGGCGACACTGTCGACCACGAGCACGCCGGCGACGCTGTCGCTCCGGATCTCGACGCCGACGCTCAGCCCGGGTGCGTACGACGCCGTGGTGCAGGTCTCCTCGCCCGGCGCCGCGGGCGGGCCGCTGCTCCTACCGGTCCACCTGGACGTGCTCCCGGCCCCCAGCGGGCTGGTTGCCACACCCGACTCCGTGGTCTTCCGCGCCAGCGCGGGCGGAGCCCGCCCGGCGGCTCAGGCCCTGCGGATCTCGAGCGCGAGCCCGGTCAGCGACCTGGCGCTGGACCTCGACTGGGGCTCCGGGCCCGTCGGCTGGCTCGCGACGAGCCTGACGAGCGCCTCGACCCCATCCGTGTTGCGCGTCGAGGTGACCCGGGACCTGCCGGCCGGGGTCCACCGCGCCGTCGTCCGGGTGGGGAGCGGCTCGGGTCCGCCCCTCGAGGTTCCGGTGGTGCTGGAGGTCGCGGGCCCGCCGCGGATCGCGCTGTCTCCGTCGCAGGTCGACCTGACGGCGGCCGCGGGCGACCCCACACCGGTCTCGCGCACGATCCGGGTGCTGAACTCCGGGGGCGGCGGTCTCGCGGACCTGTCGGTGCGCGCGATCCACCACACGCAGGGCGCCGCCGGATGGTTGGGCGCGGGGCTCTCGCGCACGGACGACCCGGCCGACCTGGTCGTGACCGCCGACGCGAGCGGCCTGGCGCCCGGCCGCTACGAGGCCTGGGTGCTCGTCGCGTCGTCCGCGCCCGCGGTGGTGAACAGCCCGCGTGCGATGCGCGTGACGCTGGTGGTGGAGCCCCCGCCCTCCTGA
- a CDS encoding ABC transporter ATP-binding protein, with product MSTAPAPERAPVLEVRDLVVRFHTEAGVVHAVRGVSWDIDAGRSLALVGESGSGKTVSALALMGLVPSPPGRVEEGSVHLRGRSLLGLSPREWQRVRGREIAMVFQDPMTSLNPVLTIGRQMTEGLEVHLGLDRTRARARAAELLDLVGIPNASGRLADHPHEFSGGQRQRIMIAMALSCQPAVLVADEPTTALDVTIQAQIVDLVKRLQADLGTAILWITHDLALVAGFADEVAVMYAGTLVERAPAERLYAAPRHPYTVGLLRSLPALEGPVAQRLPSIEGAPPDLLRPPDGCPFAPRCPLVVERCRAERPPLQDVGPSHTSACWRWDEVGR from the coding sequence ATGAGCACCGCCCCGGCTCCCGAGCGGGCCCCCGTGCTGGAGGTGCGCGACCTGGTCGTGCGCTTCCACACGGAAGCGGGCGTCGTGCACGCCGTGCGGGGCGTCTCCTGGGACATCGACGCGGGCCGCTCGCTCGCGCTGGTGGGCGAGAGCGGCTCGGGGAAGACCGTGAGCGCGTTGGCCCTGATGGGCCTGGTCCCCTCGCCGCCCGGACGCGTGGAGGAGGGAAGCGTACACCTGCGCGGCCGCAGCCTGCTCGGGCTGTCCCCGCGGGAGTGGCAGCGCGTGCGGGGGCGCGAGATCGCCATGGTCTTCCAGGACCCCATGACGTCCCTGAACCCGGTGCTCACCATCGGGCGGCAGATGACGGAAGGCCTGGAGGTGCATCTGGGCCTGGACCGCACCCGCGCGCGGGCCCGTGCGGCCGAGCTGCTGGACCTGGTCGGGATCCCCAACGCGTCCGGGCGGCTGGCGGATCACCCGCACGAGTTCTCGGGCGGCCAGCGCCAGCGCATCATGATCGCCATGGCCCTGTCCTGTCAGCCCGCGGTCCTCGTGGCGGACGAGCCCACCACCGCCCTCGACGTCACCATCCAGGCGCAGATCGTGGATCTGGTGAAGCGACTCCAGGCCGACCTCGGCACCGCGATCCTGTGGATCACGCACGACCTGGCGCTCGTCGCCGGCTTCGCGGACGAGGTGGCCGTGATGTACGCCGGCACCCTGGTCGAGCGCGCCCCGGCCGAGCGCCTCTACGCGGCGCCACGCCATCCCTACACGGTGGGACTGTTGCGCTCGCTGCCGGCGCTGGAGGGACCGGTCGCGCAACGGCTGCCCTCCATCGAGGGCGCGCCGCCGGACCTGCTGCGGCCGCCGGACGGGTGTCCGTTCGCGCCCCGCTGCCCTCTGGTGGTGGAGCGGTGTCGGGCCGAGCGCCCGCCGCTCCAGGACGTGGGTCCGTCCCACACGTCCGCGTGCTGGCGGTGGGACGAGGTGGGCCGGTGA